One window of Oncorhynchus kisutch isolate 150728-3 linkage group LG25, Okis_V2, whole genome shotgun sequence genomic DNA carries:
- the tmem87b gene encoding transmembrane protein 87A isoform X1 — translation MAASVRVRTWNTSSSVKTWLLYLAGIILLGDVNSGVMAAPEPGQWRITVVNTSRPLLLRKSMYKDTDIKLKVVSFGCPEEITFTIQWYLKYYPCHNEFNNIEEMYERTPLSRGQSMDPNPLGQGECIEHKHKPLTCNNDLRYFPMLNKAKVEPRTVVPPMEGAAPGSDENYTKWTMEEYDKVSGVKNSSVSLKDDVIATTWKDGPYLFVVVIKSNKQEANWNLTVNVVMKGTHGYISITEWPLMIFYMVMCIVYILYSLLWFMWAACYWKDLLRIQFWIAGVIFLGMVEKAVFCAEYENTNGVGAASPGLLIFAELISALKRTLARLLVIIVSLGYGIVKPRLGTVMHRVVGLGVLYFAFAAIEGVLRITGGRDNGLSLITIVVLVVMDSCIIWFIFVSLAQTIKTLKLRRNPVKLSLYRHFTNTLIFAIIASIIFMVWTTKKFRLADCQSDWMELWVDDAFWRFLFSIILLVIMFLWRPSANNQRYAFTPLMDDSDDEEIEDFLVSANLADGIKLRATNSRIETNGSAKPSGPNPDEDMKWVEENIPTSLSDVALPVLLDSDEEIMTTKYEMSKME, via the exons ATGGCTGCTTCTGTACGGGTGAGGACGTGGAACACATCTAGCTCAGTGAAAACCTGGCTCCTTTATTTGGCAGGGATTATTTTACTAGGAGATGTAAATAGCGGGGTGATGGCAGCTCCAGAACCAGGACAGTGGAGAATTACAGTTGTCAAT ACCTCAAGACCATTGCTTTTGAGGAAATCTATGTATAAAGACACTGATATCAAATTGAAAG TTGTGTCCTTTGGATGTCCAGAGGAGATTACTTTTACCATTCAATGGTACTTGAAATACTACCCCTGTCACAACGAGTTCAATAATATTGAG GAAATGTATGAGAGGACGCCACTGAGTCGAGGACAGAGTATGGATCCTAACCCTCTAGGACAAGGGGAATGCATTGAGCACAAGCACAAGCCCTTGACCTGCAACAATGACCTGCGATACTTCCCAATGCTAAAT AAAGCCAAGGTGGAACCACGGACAGTTGTCCCGCCCATGGAAGGGGCAGCACCG GGTTCGGATGAGAACTACACCAAATGGACGATGGAGGAGTACGACAAAGTCAGCGGTGTGAAGAATTCCAGTGTGTCACTTAAAGATGATGTCATTGCCACCACGTGGAAGGATGGCCCCTATCTGTTTGTGGTGGTGATTAAATCTAACAAACAGGAAGCCAACTGGAATTTAACTG TAAACGTTGTAATGAAAGGAACTCACGGCTACATCTCCATCACTGAATGGCCTCTCATGATT ttctacatggtgatgtgtatagtgtacatcCTGTACTCGTTACTCTGGTTCATGTGGGCTGCCTGTTACTGGAAGGACTTACTGCGGATCCAGTTCTGGATAGCTGGAGTCATATTTCTGGGCATGGTGGAGAAGGCTGTGTTCTGTGCTGAGTACGAGAACACCAACGGTGTCGGGGCAGCTT CTCCAGGCCTGTTGATCTTTGCTGAGCTCATCTCTGCCCTGAAGAGAACCCTGGCACGGCTGCTGGTCATTATTGTTAGTCTGGGATATGGTATAGTCAA GCCTCGACTGGGTACTGTGATGCACAGAGTGGTGGGACTAGGCGTCCTGTATTTTGCCTTTGCTGCTATCGAAGGTGTGCTTAGGATCACTGGG GGTCGTGACAATGGCCTTTCCCTCATCACAATCGTTGTTCTAGTTGTGATGGACTCCTGTATCATCTGGTTC ATATTTGTGAGCCTGGCTCAAACTATAAAGACACTGAAGCTGAGGAGAAACCCAGTCAAACTGTCTCTCTACAGACACTTCACGAACACACTCATCTTTGCCATCATAG CTTCAATCATTTTCATGGTGTGGACGACAAAAAAATTCCGTCTAGCAGATTGTCAGTCG GACTGGATGGAGCTGTGGGTAGATGATGCCTTCTGGAGGTTCCTCTTCTCCATCATACTGCTGGTTATCATGTTCTTATGGAGACCATCTGCTAACAACCAGAG GTATGCATTCACTCCTCTGATGGACGACTCTGATGATGAGGAGATCGAGGACTTCCTGGTGTCAGCTAATTTGG CTGACGGCATAAAGTTGAGAGCAACCAACTCCAGGATTGAGACAAACGGTTCTGCCAAGCCTTCAGGACCCAACCCG GATGAAGACATGAAATGGGTGGAAGAGAACATTCCTACCTCTTTATCAGACGT AGCGTTGCCTGTCCTTCTCGACTCGGATGAG GAAATCATGACCACAAAATATGAAATGTCCAAGATGGAGTAA
- the tmem87b gene encoding transmembrane protein 87A isoform X2 has protein sequence MAASVRVRTWNTSSSVKTWLLYLAGIILLGDVNSGVMAAPEPGQWRITVVNTSRPLLLRKSMYKDTDIKLKVVSFGCPEEITFTIQWYLKYYPCHNEFNNIEEMYERTPLSRGQSMDPNPLGQGECIEHKHKPLTCNNDLRYFPMLNKAKVEPRTVVPPMEGAAPGSDENYTKWTMEEYDKVSGVKNSSVSLKDDVIATTWKDGPYLFVVVIKSNKQEANWNLTVNVVMKGTHGYISITEWPLMIFYMVMCIVYILYSLLWFMWAACYWKDLLRIQFWIAGVIFLGMVEKAVFCAEYENTNGVGAASPGLLIFAELISALKRTLARLLVIIVSLGYGIVKPRLGTVMHRVVGLGVLYFAFAAIEGVLRITGAKDSDLALLANIPLALLDSSLCWWIFVSLAQTIKTLKLRRNPVKLSLYRHFTNTLIFAIIASIIFMVWTTKKFRLADCQSDWMELWVDDAFWRFLFSIILLVIMFLWRPSANNQRYAFTPLMDDSDDEEIEDFLVSANLADGIKLRATNSRIETNGSAKPSGPNPDEDMKWVEENIPTSLSDVALPVLLDSDEEIMTTKYEMSKME, from the exons ATGGCTGCTTCTGTACGGGTGAGGACGTGGAACACATCTAGCTCAGTGAAAACCTGGCTCCTTTATTTGGCAGGGATTATTTTACTAGGAGATGTAAATAGCGGGGTGATGGCAGCTCCAGAACCAGGACAGTGGAGAATTACAGTTGTCAAT ACCTCAAGACCATTGCTTTTGAGGAAATCTATGTATAAAGACACTGATATCAAATTGAAAG TTGTGTCCTTTGGATGTCCAGAGGAGATTACTTTTACCATTCAATGGTACTTGAAATACTACCCCTGTCACAACGAGTTCAATAATATTGAG GAAATGTATGAGAGGACGCCACTGAGTCGAGGACAGAGTATGGATCCTAACCCTCTAGGACAAGGGGAATGCATTGAGCACAAGCACAAGCCCTTGACCTGCAACAATGACCTGCGATACTTCCCAATGCTAAAT AAAGCCAAGGTGGAACCACGGACAGTTGTCCCGCCCATGGAAGGGGCAGCACCG GGTTCGGATGAGAACTACACCAAATGGACGATGGAGGAGTACGACAAAGTCAGCGGTGTGAAGAATTCCAGTGTGTCACTTAAAGATGATGTCATTGCCACCACGTGGAAGGATGGCCCCTATCTGTTTGTGGTGGTGATTAAATCTAACAAACAGGAAGCCAACTGGAATTTAACTG TAAACGTTGTAATGAAAGGAACTCACGGCTACATCTCCATCACTGAATGGCCTCTCATGATT ttctacatggtgatgtgtatagtgtacatcCTGTACTCGTTACTCTGGTTCATGTGGGCTGCCTGTTACTGGAAGGACTTACTGCGGATCCAGTTCTGGATAGCTGGAGTCATATTTCTGGGCATGGTGGAGAAGGCTGTGTTCTGTGCTGAGTACGAGAACACCAACGGTGTCGGGGCAGCTT CTCCAGGCCTGTTGATCTTTGCTGAGCTCATCTCTGCCCTGAAGAGAACCCTGGCACGGCTGCTGGTCATTATTGTTAGTCTGGGATATGGTATAGTCAA GCCTCGACTGGGTACTGTGATGCACAGAGTGGTGGGACTAGGCGTCCTGTATTTTGCCTTTGCTGCTATCGAAGGTGTGCTTAGGATCACTGGG GCGAAAGACTCTGACCTGGCTCTGTTGGCCAACATTCCTCTGGCTCTGCTTGACTCCTCTCTCTGCTGGTGG ATATTTGTGAGCCTGGCTCAAACTATAAAGACACTGAAGCTGAGGAGAAACCCAGTCAAACTGTCTCTCTACAGACACTTCACGAACACACTCATCTTTGCCATCATAG CTTCAATCATTTTCATGGTGTGGACGACAAAAAAATTCCGTCTAGCAGATTGTCAGTCG GACTGGATGGAGCTGTGGGTAGATGATGCCTTCTGGAGGTTCCTCTTCTCCATCATACTGCTGGTTATCATGTTCTTATGGAGACCATCTGCTAACAACCAGAG GTATGCATTCACTCCTCTGATGGACGACTCTGATGATGAGGAGATCGAGGACTTCCTGGTGTCAGCTAATTTGG CTGACGGCATAAAGTTGAGAGCAACCAACTCCAGGATTGAGACAAACGGTTCTGCCAAGCCTTCAGGACCCAACCCG GATGAAGACATGAAATGGGTGGAAGAGAACATTCCTACCTCTTTATCAGACGT AGCGTTGCCTGTCCTTCTCGACTCGGATGAG GAAATCATGACCACAAAATATGAAATGTCCAAGATGGAGTAA
- the tmem87b gene encoding transmembrane protein 87A isoform X3, protein MYKDTDIKLKVVSFGCPEEITFTIQWYLKYYPCHNEFNNIEEMYERTPLSRGQSMDPNPLGQGECIEHKHKPLTCNNDLRYFPMLNKAKVEPRTVVPPMEGAAPGSDENYTKWTMEEYDKVSGVKNSSVSLKDDVIATTWKDGPYLFVVVIKSNKQEANWNLTVNVVMKGTHGYISITEWPLMIFYMVMCIVYILYSLLWFMWAACYWKDLLRIQFWIAGVIFLGMVEKAVFCAEYENTNGVGAASPGLLIFAELISALKRTLARLLVIIVSLGYGIVKPRLGTVMHRVVGLGVLYFAFAAIEGVLRITGGRDNGLSLITIVVLVVMDSCIIWFIFVSLAQTIKTLKLRRNPVKLSLYRHFTNTLIFAIIASIIFMVWTTKKFRLADCQSDWMELWVDDAFWRFLFSIILLVIMFLWRPSANNQRYAFTPLMDDSDDEEIEDFLVSANLADGIKLRATNSRIETNGSAKPSGPNPDEDMKWVEENIPTSLSDVALPVLLDSDEEIMTTKYEMSKME, encoded by the exons ATGTATAAAGACACTGATATCAAATTGAAAG TTGTGTCCTTTGGATGTCCAGAGGAGATTACTTTTACCATTCAATGGTACTTGAAATACTACCCCTGTCACAACGAGTTCAATAATATTGAG GAAATGTATGAGAGGACGCCACTGAGTCGAGGACAGAGTATGGATCCTAACCCTCTAGGACAAGGGGAATGCATTGAGCACAAGCACAAGCCCTTGACCTGCAACAATGACCTGCGATACTTCCCAATGCTAAAT AAAGCCAAGGTGGAACCACGGACAGTTGTCCCGCCCATGGAAGGGGCAGCACCG GGTTCGGATGAGAACTACACCAAATGGACGATGGAGGAGTACGACAAAGTCAGCGGTGTGAAGAATTCCAGTGTGTCACTTAAAGATGATGTCATTGCCACCACGTGGAAGGATGGCCCCTATCTGTTTGTGGTGGTGATTAAATCTAACAAACAGGAAGCCAACTGGAATTTAACTG TAAACGTTGTAATGAAAGGAACTCACGGCTACATCTCCATCACTGAATGGCCTCTCATGATT ttctacatggtgatgtgtatagtgtacatcCTGTACTCGTTACTCTGGTTCATGTGGGCTGCCTGTTACTGGAAGGACTTACTGCGGATCCAGTTCTGGATAGCTGGAGTCATATTTCTGGGCATGGTGGAGAAGGCTGTGTTCTGTGCTGAGTACGAGAACACCAACGGTGTCGGGGCAGCTT CTCCAGGCCTGTTGATCTTTGCTGAGCTCATCTCTGCCCTGAAGAGAACCCTGGCACGGCTGCTGGTCATTATTGTTAGTCTGGGATATGGTATAGTCAA GCCTCGACTGGGTACTGTGATGCACAGAGTGGTGGGACTAGGCGTCCTGTATTTTGCCTTTGCTGCTATCGAAGGTGTGCTTAGGATCACTGGG GGTCGTGACAATGGCCTTTCCCTCATCACAATCGTTGTTCTAGTTGTGATGGACTCCTGTATCATCTGGTTC ATATTTGTGAGCCTGGCTCAAACTATAAAGACACTGAAGCTGAGGAGAAACCCAGTCAAACTGTCTCTCTACAGACACTTCACGAACACACTCATCTTTGCCATCATAG CTTCAATCATTTTCATGGTGTGGACGACAAAAAAATTCCGTCTAGCAGATTGTCAGTCG GACTGGATGGAGCTGTGGGTAGATGATGCCTTCTGGAGGTTCCTCTTCTCCATCATACTGCTGGTTATCATGTTCTTATGGAGACCATCTGCTAACAACCAGAG GTATGCATTCACTCCTCTGATGGACGACTCTGATGATGAGGAGATCGAGGACTTCCTGGTGTCAGCTAATTTGG CTGACGGCATAAAGTTGAGAGCAACCAACTCCAGGATTGAGACAAACGGTTCTGCCAAGCCTTCAGGACCCAACCCG GATGAAGACATGAAATGGGTGGAAGAGAACATTCCTACCTCTTTATCAGACGT AGCGTTGCCTGTCCTTCTCGACTCGGATGAG GAAATCATGACCACAAAATATGAAATGTCCAAGATGGAGTAA